Proteins from a single region of Paramormyrops kingsleyae isolate MSU_618 chromosome 9, PKINGS_0.4, whole genome shotgun sequence:
- the smg9 gene encoding nonsense-mediated mRNA decay factor SMG9 isoform X1 has product MSESGHSQPGIYGQGRRRRRRRDREAGPPGQNLSGPGREREYVPRERRDGSVEPPGPLLQKTPIILAKPPGERVKWAISNHALAFSDCEKTKPTPTAPGGPPSLEKPIMLIKTRDDGGKPGTSPDLVPSAPGLGAVKLEREGQRPTQPVYQIQNRGMGPAASSSVVDPVIGQTKLLPPEKMKHSIKLVDDQMNWCDSAMEYLRDQTDMLVVGVIGLQGTGKSTVMSLLSANLPEDDPRAYVFRAQSQEIKERGGNQSSGIDFYITQESVIFLDTQPILSPSILDHLINNDRKLPPEYNLPHTYVEMQSLQVAAFLFTVCHVVIVVQDWFTDINIYRFLQTAEMLKPSTPSASHDSAGSAGSDEGSEYYPHIVFLQNKARREEFCPKNLKKMHAVVDKLMAHSHLKYKGTLSMLDCNIFPGLGRDYLETEVNLFLLPVLETEGEDALTRAGSASVPLFSLLPGYRGHPSFSSLSSKLRSQVLAMSRCQLSHTILTEKNWFHYAARIWDGVKKSSVFSEYSRLLS; this is encoded by the exons ATGTCCGAGTCCGGACATAGTCAGCCTGGTATCTACGGACAGGGACGGAGAAGAAGGCGACGCCGTGACAGAGAGGCTGGACCCCCAGGACAGAATTTATCTGGTCCAGGTAGAGAGCGGGAGTATGTCCCCAGGGAGCGAAGG GATGGTAGTGTGGAGCCACCTGGTCCTCTTCTGCAAAAGACTCCTATTATCCTAGCAAAACCTCCAGGGGAGAGGGTAAAGTGGGCAATCTCTAACCATGCACTTGCTTTCAGTGATTGTGAAAAG ACTAAGCCGACGCCAACTGCCCCCGGCGGCCCTCCATCTTTAGAGAAGCCTATCATGCTGATTAAGACACGGGATGATGGAGGAAAACCGGGAACATCCCCTGATTTGGTCCCCTCAGCTCCTGGCCTAGGAGCCGTTAAAttggagagagagggacagagacccACCCAGCCTGTATACCAAATCCAGAATCGAGGCATGGGACCAGCTGCTTCCAGTAGTGTAGTAGACC cTGTGATTGGTCAAACCAAGCTTCTGCCGCCAGAGAAAATGAAGCACAGTATTAAGCTTGTGGATGATCAGATGAACTGGTGTGACAGTGCTATGGAG TATCTGCGGGACCAGACAGACATGCTGGTGGTGGGTGTTATCGGGCTCCAGGGAACCGGCAAATCCACAGTCATGTCGCTGCTCTCTGCCAACTTACCTGAAGATGATCCAAG GGCATATGTATTCAGGGCACAGAGTCAGGAGATCAAAGAAAGGGGAGGCAACCAGAGCAGTGGGATTGACTTCTACATCACCCAGGAGAGCGTGATCTTCCTGGACACACAG CCTATTTTGAGTCCTTCTATTTTGGATCATCTCATTAACAACGACCGCAAGCTACCACCTGAGTACAACCTCCCTCACACTTATGTGGAAATGCAG TCTTTGCAGGTAGCTGCCTTCCTCTTCACTGTGTGCCATGTTGTCATTGTGGTTCAGGACTGGTTCACTGATATCAATATCTACAG GTTCCTCCAGACCGCTGAGATGCTGAAGCCCTCCACCCCGTCCGCCAGTCATGACAGTGCCGGCTCTGCAGGCTCCGACGAGGGCTCGGAGTACTACCCTCACATTG TGTTCCTGCAGAACAAGGCCAGGAGGGAGGAATTTTGTCCCAAGAACCTAAAGAAGATGCACGCTGTGGTGGACAAGTTGATGGCGCACTCTCACCTGAAGTATAAAG GCACACTGTCCATGCTGGACTGTAACATCTTCCCTGGCCTGGGGCGGGACTACCTGGAGACAGAAGTCAACTTGTTCCTGTTGCCAGTGCTGGAAACTGAGGGAGAGGACGCTTTGACCAGAGCAG GCTCTGCATCCGTCCCGCTGttctccctgctccctgggtACAGGGGACACCCCAGCTTCTCCTCCTTGTCCTCCAAGTTACGCAGCCAGGTCTTGGCCATGTCCCGCTGCCAACTGTCTCACACCATCCTCACTGAGAAGAACTG GTTCCACTATGCTGCTCGGATCTGGGATGGAGTGAAAAAATCATCAGTGTTCTCTGAATACAGCCGCCTTCTTTCCTAG
- the smg9 gene encoding nonsense-mediated mRNA decay factor SMG9 isoform X2 — protein MSESGHSQPGIYGQGRRRRRRRDREAGPPGQNLSGPGREREYVPRERRDGSVEPPGPLLQKTPIILAKPPGERTKPTPTAPGGPPSLEKPIMLIKTRDDGGKPGTSPDLVPSAPGLGAVKLEREGQRPTQPVYQIQNRGMGPAASSSVVDPVIGQTKLLPPEKMKHSIKLVDDQMNWCDSAMEYLRDQTDMLVVGVIGLQGTGKSTVMSLLSANLPEDDPRAYVFRAQSQEIKERGGNQSSGIDFYITQESVIFLDTQPILSPSILDHLINNDRKLPPEYNLPHTYVEMQSLQVAAFLFTVCHVVIVVQDWFTDINIYRFLQTAEMLKPSTPSASHDSAGSAGSDEGSEYYPHIVFLQNKARREEFCPKNLKKMHAVVDKLMAHSHLKYKGTLSMLDCNIFPGLGRDYLETEVNLFLLPVLETEGEDALTRAGSASVPLFSLLPGYRGHPSFSSLSSKLRSQVLAMSRCQLSHTILTEKNWFHYAARIWDGVKKSSVFSEYSRLLS, from the exons ATGTCCGAGTCCGGACATAGTCAGCCTGGTATCTACGGACAGGGACGGAGAAGAAGGCGACGCCGTGACAGAGAGGCTGGACCCCCAGGACAGAATTTATCTGGTCCAGGTAGAGAGCGGGAGTATGTCCCCAGGGAGCGAAGG GATGGTAGTGTGGAGCCACCTGGTCCTCTTCTGCAAAAGACTCCTATTATCCTAGCAAAACCTCCAGGGGAGAGG ACTAAGCCGACGCCAACTGCCCCCGGCGGCCCTCCATCTTTAGAGAAGCCTATCATGCTGATTAAGACACGGGATGATGGAGGAAAACCGGGAACATCCCCTGATTTGGTCCCCTCAGCTCCTGGCCTAGGAGCCGTTAAAttggagagagagggacagagacccACCCAGCCTGTATACCAAATCCAGAATCGAGGCATGGGACCAGCTGCTTCCAGTAGTGTAGTAGACC cTGTGATTGGTCAAACCAAGCTTCTGCCGCCAGAGAAAATGAAGCACAGTATTAAGCTTGTGGATGATCAGATGAACTGGTGTGACAGTGCTATGGAG TATCTGCGGGACCAGACAGACATGCTGGTGGTGGGTGTTATCGGGCTCCAGGGAACCGGCAAATCCACAGTCATGTCGCTGCTCTCTGCCAACTTACCTGAAGATGATCCAAG GGCATATGTATTCAGGGCACAGAGTCAGGAGATCAAAGAAAGGGGAGGCAACCAGAGCAGTGGGATTGACTTCTACATCACCCAGGAGAGCGTGATCTTCCTGGACACACAG CCTATTTTGAGTCCTTCTATTTTGGATCATCTCATTAACAACGACCGCAAGCTACCACCTGAGTACAACCTCCCTCACACTTATGTGGAAATGCAG TCTTTGCAGGTAGCTGCCTTCCTCTTCACTGTGTGCCATGTTGTCATTGTGGTTCAGGACTGGTTCACTGATATCAATATCTACAG GTTCCTCCAGACCGCTGAGATGCTGAAGCCCTCCACCCCGTCCGCCAGTCATGACAGTGCCGGCTCTGCAGGCTCCGACGAGGGCTCGGAGTACTACCCTCACATTG TGTTCCTGCAGAACAAGGCCAGGAGGGAGGAATTTTGTCCCAAGAACCTAAAGAAGATGCACGCTGTGGTGGACAAGTTGATGGCGCACTCTCACCTGAAGTATAAAG GCACACTGTCCATGCTGGACTGTAACATCTTCCCTGGCCTGGGGCGGGACTACCTGGAGACAGAAGTCAACTTGTTCCTGTTGCCAGTGCTGGAAACTGAGGGAGAGGACGCTTTGACCAGAGCAG GCTCTGCATCCGTCCCGCTGttctccctgctccctgggtACAGGGGACACCCCAGCTTCTCCTCCTTGTCCTCCAAGTTACGCAGCCAGGTCTTGGCCATGTCCCGCTGCCAACTGTCTCACACCATCCTCACTGAGAAGAACTG GTTCCACTATGCTGCTCGGATCTGGGATGGAGTGAAAAAATCATCAGTGTTCTCTGAATACAGCCGCCTTCTTTCCTAG